One region of Anaeromyxobacter paludicola genomic DNA includes:
- a CDS encoding PAS domain S-box protein, with protein MSPPSHIDVAHPADLAPLGSALSALGIGLTLVDRDLKVEWANEHVCAYAAELSCGGHHCFAALWKKAHRCSDCLPLLVFRTGEPQEGVRERSRPGGEVEAWRVRAVPVRDAAGAIRWVAESFVRLSALIPDLAGGRGRLAAQSAAASGAAFLVVDREERIVSWGPAAAAIFGWPLEEALGRRVELIVPEDRRDEERRVAEQVAAEGQAPRFETVRRARDGRLVPVALSAVALRDEAGRLIGRSCVVEDLSALDQLRGRVAAQEQLLAHITREAADAILAVDAAGTITSFNRGAERLLGLTAAELVGRPLSRLVDGQEVARLLERTERRGTLRGVRLALRDARGEAIPVDVSAAALGGGGTALVARDASGRERLERQLMRSEKLAVVGSLAAGLAHEIGTPLTAISATAEYLALDARDEAQQKELAAIVGETERIGRLVRDLLGFARSTPRPPQAVALAEAVERVRGLLRIPAEKRRVELLCELPPGLPEVFCDPDALHQVLLNLMLNAVAAVGEGGRVGVRARRDDEAEPSLTFEVHDDGPGVPEPLRERIFDPFFTTRADGTGLGLAVCAQAVASQGGDIRVGTGPLGGASFQVQLPAVARSPAPGEAP; from the coding sequence ATGAGCCCTCCCTCGCACATCGACGTCGCGCACCCGGCCGACCTCGCGCCGCTCGGGAGCGCGCTCTCGGCCCTCGGGATCGGCCTCACGCTGGTCGATCGCGACCTCAAGGTCGAGTGGGCCAACGAGCACGTCTGCGCCTACGCCGCGGAGCTGTCCTGCGGCGGCCACCACTGCTTCGCCGCGCTCTGGAAGAAGGCGCACCGCTGCTCCGACTGCCTGCCGCTCCTCGTGTTCCGCACCGGCGAGCCGCAGGAGGGGGTGCGCGAGCGGTCCCGGCCCGGCGGCGAGGTGGAGGCCTGGCGCGTGCGCGCCGTGCCGGTGCGCGACGCCGCGGGCGCGATCCGCTGGGTGGCGGAGAGCTTCGTCCGGCTCTCGGCCCTCATCCCCGATCTCGCCGGCGGCCGGGGCCGCCTCGCGGCCCAGTCGGCGGCGGCGAGCGGCGCGGCCTTCCTGGTGGTGGACCGCGAGGAGCGGATCGTCTCCTGGGGCCCGGCCGCCGCGGCGATCTTCGGCTGGCCGCTCGAGGAGGCGCTGGGGCGCCGGGTGGAGCTCATCGTCCCCGAGGACCGGCGCGACGAGGAGCGGCGCGTCGCGGAGCAGGTCGCGGCCGAGGGGCAGGCGCCCCGCTTCGAGACGGTGCGCCGCGCCCGCGACGGGCGGCTCGTGCCGGTGGCGCTCTCGGCGGTGGCGCTCCGCGACGAGGCCGGCCGGCTCATCGGCCGCTCCTGCGTGGTCGAGGACCTCTCCGCGCTCGACCAGCTCCGCGGCCGGGTCGCCGCCCAGGAGCAGCTCCTCGCCCACATCACCCGCGAGGCGGCCGACGCCATCCTCGCGGTGGACGCCGCGGGCACCATCACGAGCTTCAACCGCGGCGCGGAGCGGCTCCTCGGGCTCACCGCCGCCGAGCTGGTGGGCCGCCCGCTGTCGCGGCTCGTGGACGGGCAGGAGGTGGCGCGGCTCCTCGAGCGGACCGAGCGGCGCGGCACGCTGCGCGGCGTGCGGCTCGCCCTGCGCGACGCCCGCGGCGAGGCCATCCCGGTGGACGTGTCGGCGGCGGCGCTCGGCGGCGGCGGGACGGCGCTCGTGGCCCGCGACGCCTCCGGCCGCGAGCGGCTCGAGCGGCAGCTCATGCGCTCCGAGAAGCTGGCGGTGGTCGGCAGCCTCGCCGCCGGCCTGGCCCACGAGATCGGCACGCCGCTCACGGCCATCAGCGCCACCGCCGAGTACCTGGCGCTCGACGCGCGCGACGAGGCGCAGCAGAAGGAGCTCGCCGCCATCGTGGGCGAGACCGAGCGGATCGGGCGGCTGGTGCGCGACCTCCTCGGCTTCGCCCGCAGCACCCCGCGGCCGCCCCAGGCGGTGGCGCTGGCCGAGGCGGTGGAGCGGGTCCGCGGGCTCCTGCGCATCCCGGCGGAGAAGCGCCGGGTGGAGCTCCTCTGCGAGCTGCCCCCGGGGCTGCCGGAGGTCTTCTGCGACCCCGACGCGCTCCACCAGGTGCTCCTCAACCTCATGCTCAACGCGGTGGCGGCCGTCGGCGAGGGGGGCCGGGTGGGGGTGCGCGCCCGGCGCGACGACGAGGCCGAGCCCTCGCTCACCTTCGAGGTCCACGACGACGGCCCGGGCGTGCCCGAGCCCCTGCGCGAGCGGATCTTCGACCCGTTCTTCACCACCCGCGCCGACGGGACCGGCCTCGGCCTCGCCGTCTGCGCCCAGGCGGTGGCGAGCCAGGGCGGCGACATCCGCGTCGGCACGGGGCCGCTCGGGGGCGCGAGCTTCCAGGTGCAGCTCCCGGCAGTGGCGCGGTCGCCGGCGCCCGGGGAGGCGCCGTGA
- a CDS encoding efflux RND transporter permease subunit has product MTSAPRRGLAGRIAQAFLTSKLTPLGVVAAILLGAVAVLLTPREEEPQIVVPMVDVIVPFPGAIPREVESQLTTPLERRLWGIPGVEYLYSTSSPGAAFLTVRFKVNEPLEPSLVKVHQELVAHPELLPAGARPPLVRLLTIDDVPFLTLTLHGAPTPPGVLRALGEEVARELADVPETAQVKVLGGARRVVRIEPDPDKLRSLGLSLAELRPALEGASAQLPAGALVDGGRRTEVEARGFVLTASQLRRVVVAVRGGRPLYLEDVARVADGPEPEPAVVLYGEKGSAGFEQAVSITLAKRKGANATALAERVQRKLESLRGRLVPESVKVTVTRNYGETAGEKSNELIEHLLIATFSVIALIALAMGWRAGLVVAVAVPVTLALTLLLTYLFGYTLNRVTLFALIFSIGILVDDAIVVVENVHRHLHLPRGDRSFAATVIEAVDEVGNPTILATFAVIAAILPMAFVRGLMGPYMRPIPVGASVAMIFSLIIAFAVSPWAAMKVFRKEARLPACDPSGLHPADPAREPARPSPEDERRHADAPEGAATRAYRKVMGTLLRSGKARLGFLALVLVLFAGAASLVWFGAVKVKMLPFDNKSEFQVQLDLPAGTAREDALAVGQRLARRLLQEPEVRDVEVHSGVAAPFTFVGMVRHSFLREEAEQVDLQVNLVPKSDRKAQSHAIATRLRPALQELAWPAGARLKIVEIPPGPPVLDTLVAEVYGPSAAERQRIAGEVLAAFQGTRGVVDVDSTLTPTSPRLSLVLDAEKAALHGVQPAAVVQTLAAAGEGDRLGTFHVERGAAQVPVVLQLAPAWRARAEQLLQLTVPGARGAVPLSELVRPVEGRADAPVFHKNLKPVAYVFGDLAGEIESPVYALAALDRKLDALRGQGGEVVPRFGLAHPEETETPSIKWDGEWHITLEVFRDLGLAFAAVLVLIYVLVVGWFESFLVPLVILVPIPLSLIGILPAHGLARAFFTATSMIGFIAGAGIIVRNSIILVDFIELKLREGMALETAVEEAGVVRFRPMLLTASAVLVGSAVMLADPIFQGLAISLMAGEVAATLLSRVAVPVLYYLYARRGRAAELQREAPPPQYSNPLPPMNSRRSEVGGT; this is encoded by the coding sequence ATGACCTCCGCTCCGAGGCGCGGCCTCGCCGGCCGCATCGCGCAGGCGTTCCTCACGAGCAAGCTCACGCCGCTCGGGGTGGTCGCCGCCATCCTCCTCGGCGCCGTCGCGGTGCTGCTCACGCCGCGCGAGGAGGAGCCGCAGATCGTGGTGCCGATGGTGGACGTCATCGTCCCCTTCCCGGGCGCCATCCCGCGCGAGGTGGAGAGCCAGCTCACCACGCCGCTCGAGCGGCGGCTCTGGGGCATCCCCGGCGTCGAGTACCTCTACTCCACGAGCTCCCCGGGCGCGGCCTTCCTCACCGTCCGCTTCAAGGTGAACGAGCCGCTCGAGCCCTCGCTGGTGAAGGTGCACCAGGAGCTGGTGGCGCACCCGGAGCTGCTGCCGGCCGGCGCGCGCCCGCCGCTGGTGCGGCTGCTCACCATCGACGACGTCCCCTTCCTCACCCTCACCCTGCACGGCGCCCCGACGCCGCCCGGCGTGCTGCGCGCCCTCGGCGAGGAGGTGGCCCGCGAGCTCGCCGACGTGCCCGAGACCGCGCAGGTGAAGGTGCTGGGCGGGGCCCGCCGGGTGGTCCGGATCGAGCCCGATCCCGACAAGCTGCGCAGCCTGGGCCTCTCGCTGGCGGAGCTCCGCCCCGCGCTCGAGGGCGCGAGCGCCCAGCTCCCCGCCGGCGCCCTGGTGGACGGCGGCCGTCGCACCGAGGTGGAGGCGCGCGGGTTCGTGCTCACCGCCTCGCAGCTGCGGCGGGTGGTGGTGGCGGTCCGCGGCGGCCGGCCCCTCTACCTGGAGGACGTGGCGCGGGTGGCGGACGGCCCCGAGCCCGAGCCGGCGGTGGTGCTGTACGGCGAGAAGGGGAGCGCGGGCTTCGAGCAGGCGGTGTCGATCACCCTCGCCAAGCGCAAGGGCGCCAACGCCACCGCCCTCGCCGAGCGCGTCCAGCGCAAGCTCGAGTCGCTGCGCGGGCGGCTCGTGCCGGAGAGCGTGAAGGTGACGGTCACGCGCAACTACGGCGAGACCGCCGGCGAGAAGTCGAACGAGCTCATCGAGCACCTGCTCATCGCGACCTTCTCGGTCATCGCCCTCATCGCGCTCGCCATGGGCTGGCGCGCCGGCCTGGTGGTGGCGGTGGCGGTGCCGGTGACGCTGGCCCTCACCCTGCTCCTCACCTACCTGTTCGGCTACACCCTCAACCGCGTCACCCTCTTCGCCCTCATCTTCTCCATCGGCATCCTGGTGGACGACGCCATCGTGGTGGTGGAGAACGTCCACCGCCACCTGCACCTCCCGCGCGGCGACCGGAGCTTCGCCGCCACGGTGATCGAGGCGGTGGACGAGGTGGGCAACCCCACCATCCTCGCCACCTTCGCCGTCATCGCCGCCATCCTGCCCATGGCCTTCGTGCGCGGGCTCATGGGGCCGTACATGCGCCCCATCCCCGTGGGCGCCAGCGTCGCCATGATCTTCTCGCTGATCATCGCCTTCGCGGTGAGCCCCTGGGCGGCGATGAAGGTCTTCCGCAAGGAGGCCCGCCTCCCGGCGTGCGACCCCTCCGGCCTGCACCCGGCCGACCCGGCCCGCGAGCCGGCGAGGCCGTCGCCGGAGGACGAGCGGCGCCACGCCGACGCCCCGGAGGGCGCCGCCACCCGCGCCTACCGGAAGGTGATGGGCACGCTGCTCCGCTCCGGGAAGGCGCGGCTCGGGTTCCTGGCCCTCGTGCTGGTGCTCTTCGCCGGCGCCGCCTCGCTGGTCTGGTTCGGGGCGGTGAAGGTGAAGATGCTGCCCTTCGACAACAAGAGCGAGTTCCAGGTCCAGCTCGACCTGCCGGCCGGGACGGCGCGCGAGGACGCGCTCGCGGTCGGGCAGCGGCTGGCGCGCCGCCTGCTGCAGGAGCCGGAGGTGAGGGACGTCGAGGTCCACTCCGGCGTGGCCGCCCCGTTCACCTTCGTGGGCATGGTGCGCCACTCCTTCCTGCGCGAGGAGGCCGAGCAGGTGGACCTGCAGGTCAACCTCGTGCCCAAGTCGGACCGCAAGGCCCAGAGCCACGCCATCGCCACCCGGCTGCGCCCGGCGCTCCAGGAGCTCGCCTGGCCGGCCGGGGCGCGGCTCAAGATCGTGGAGATCCCGCCCGGCCCGCCGGTGCTCGACACGCTGGTGGCCGAGGTCTACGGGCCGAGCGCCGCGGAGCGCCAGCGGATCGCCGGCGAGGTGCTCGCCGCCTTCCAGGGCACCCGGGGCGTGGTGGACGTGGACTCGACGCTCACCCCGACCTCGCCGCGCCTCTCGCTGGTGCTCGACGCCGAGAAGGCGGCGCTGCACGGGGTGCAGCCGGCCGCGGTGGTGCAGACCCTGGCCGCGGCGGGGGAGGGGGACCGGCTCGGCACCTTCCACGTGGAGCGCGGGGCGGCGCAGGTGCCGGTGGTGCTGCAGCTCGCGCCGGCCTGGCGCGCCCGCGCCGAGCAGCTCCTGCAGCTCACGGTCCCCGGCGCGCGGGGGGCGGTGCCGCTCTCCGAGCTGGTGCGCCCGGTGGAGGGCCGGGCCGACGCGCCCGTCTTCCACAAGAACCTGAAGCCGGTCGCGTACGTCTTCGGCGACCTGGCCGGGGAGATCGAGAGCCCGGTCTACGCGCTCGCGGCGCTGGATCGGAAGCTCGACGCGCTGCGCGGCCAGGGCGGCGAGGTGGTCCCGCGCTTCGGGCTCGCGCACCCCGAGGAGACGGAGACGCCCTCGATCAAGTGGGACGGCGAGTGGCACATCACCCTCGAGGTCTTCCGCGACCTCGGGCTCGCCTTCGCGGCGGTGCTGGTCCTCATCTACGTGCTGGTGGTCGGGTGGTTCGAGAGCTTCCTCGTGCCGCTCGTGATCCTGGTGCCCATCCCGCTCTCGCTCATCGGCATCCTGCCGGCGCACGGGCTCGCCCGCGCCTTCTTCACGGCCACGAGCATGATCGGCTTCATCGCCGGCGCCGGCATCATCGTGCGCAACTCGATCATCCTCGTGGACTTCATCGAGCTGAAGCTGCGCGAGGGGATGGCGCTCGAGACGGCGGTGGAGGAGGCCGGCGTGGTCCGCTTCCGGCCCATGCTGCTCACCGCCTCGGCGGTGCTGGTGGGGAGCGCGGTGATGCTCGCCGATCCCATCTTCCAGGGGCTCGCCATCTCGCTCATGGCCGGCGAGGTGGCCGCCACGCTCCTCTCCCGCGTGGCGGTGCCGGTGCTCTACTACCTCTACGCCCGGCGCGGCCGCGCGGCCGAGCTGCAGCGCGAGGCGCCCCCGCCTCAGTACTCGAACCCGCTCCCGCCGATGAACTCCCGGAGGAGCGAGGTCGGGGGCACGTGA
- a CDS encoding TolC family protein, translated as MTRSLISVAAAAVLLAAPARAAESLSLADAIRAAWASHPGLAAGEAQLEAARAQAEAARAGHWPTLGLGARALVTDEPMNAFGLRLDEQRITAGDFAPDRLNAPTPVGGLGLSGSVTVPLYSGGRISAGARAAALGAEAEGESQARRRQELALAVVRSYFGAEVAAEGLAHAEDVRRQAEETERFVRARNARGLLLDSEVARATAFRAQAEAERAGAAQRLASARSALALLVGERAREAQLTTPLAEAPGGAGPSGLSPAPAGAELRAASPSPAPAGEGGGGGAAGGRPDLLAARAQVEAAREGVAAARGGLLPEVFAQGSVETMRSALDQGATWLTAVLGARWNLSLATGREVEAARARAAAAARNLEWQERQAAREVEEAERAIAAADARVRSAEEAVAASESARALRQARHREGLLPLTDVLDAEAGLAGARALLRGSRLEARVARAERQLARGEPVEGVQP; from the coding sequence ATGACCCGCTCCTTGATCTCCGTCGCCGCGGCGGCGGTCCTCCTCGCGGCGCCGGCCCGGGCCGCCGAGTCGCTCTCGCTCGCCGACGCCATCCGCGCCGCCTGGGCCAGCCACCCCGGGCTCGCGGCCGGCGAGGCGCAGCTCGAGGCGGCCCGGGCCCAGGCCGAGGCGGCCCGGGCCGGTCACTGGCCGACCCTCGGGCTCGGCGCCCGCGCCCTGGTCACCGACGAGCCGATGAACGCCTTCGGGCTGCGGCTCGACGAGCAGCGGATCACCGCGGGCGACTTCGCGCCCGACCGGCTCAATGCTCCTACCCCGGTCGGGGGACTCGGGCTCTCCGGCTCGGTCACCGTGCCCCTCTACAGCGGCGGGCGGATCTCGGCCGGCGCCCGCGCCGCCGCGCTCGGCGCCGAGGCGGAGGGGGAGAGCCAGGCGCGGCGGCGGCAGGAGCTCGCGCTCGCGGTGGTCCGCAGCTACTTCGGCGCCGAGGTGGCGGCGGAGGGGCTCGCCCACGCGGAGGACGTGCGGCGGCAGGCCGAGGAGACGGAGCGGTTCGTGCGGGCCCGCAACGCGCGGGGGCTCCTCCTCGACTCCGAGGTGGCGCGGGCGACCGCGTTCCGCGCCCAGGCCGAGGCGGAGCGCGCCGGGGCGGCGCAGCGGCTCGCGAGCGCCCGGTCCGCGCTGGCGCTGCTCGTGGGGGAGCGGGCGCGGGAGGCGCAGCTCACGACGCCGCTCGCGGAGGCTCCCGGGGGCGCCGGGCCGAGCGGCCTCTCTCCCGCGCCGGCAGGGGCGGAGCTCCGGGCTGCGTCTCCCTCTCCCGCGCCAGCGGGGGAGGGCGGGGGAGGGGGTGCGGCCGGGGGCCGCCCGGACCTCCTCGCCGCCCGGGCGCAGGTCGAGGCGGCGCGGGAGGGGGTCGCCGCCGCGCGCGGAGGGCTCCTCCCCGAGGTCTTCGCGCAGGGCAGCGTCGAGACGATGCGCTCGGCGCTCGACCAGGGCGCGACCTGGCTCACCGCCGTGCTCGGCGCCCGCTGGAACCTCTCGCTCGCCACCGGCCGCGAGGTCGAGGCCGCCCGGGCGCGCGCCGCCGCCGCGGCCCGGAACCTCGAGTGGCAGGAGCGGCAGGCCGCCCGCGAGGTGGAGGAGGCCGAGCGCGCCATCGCCGCCGCCGACGCGCGCGTCCGCTCCGCGGAGGAGGCGGTGGCCGCCTCGGAGTCGGCCCGCGCGCTCCGCCAGGCGCGCCACCGCGAGGGGCTCCTGCCCCTCACCGACGTCCTCGACGCGGAGGCCGGCCTCGCCGGCGCTCGCGCCCTCCTGCGCGGCAGCCGGCTCGAGGCCCGCGTCGCGCGCGCCGAGCGTCAGCTCGCCCGGGGAGAGCCCGTGGAAGGAGTGCAGCCATGA
- a CDS encoding sigma-54-dependent transcriptional regulator — protein MTRALAVLVVEDDARLREILVRHLERMGYAVRDAPGASRALQLLEEAAADVVLSDVRMPGIDGRTLLQLVRERFPATKVVLMTAFGSVDDAVEAMRAGAYSYVTKPFRVEEVAAVLRNAAREVALGREVEGLRRAARGRFSADRLVGRSAAMQRVRAQLLEAARVGSTVLLTGRSGTGKEMAARAIHGEGPRAGGPFVPVNCAAIPEQLFESAMFGHVKGAFTGAHESRQGFLERSSGGTLFLDEVGEIPLSLQPKLLRALQEGEVLPVGATRPVTLDLRVVAATNRALPAMVKEGAFREDLYYRLDVLHVELPSLCDRPDDVPVLAEHLLLELADEQGAASLGITARALEALSRHRWPGNVRELRNVLERALLSSSGRAIDVGDLPPGLGGQARPLDPGGAPADGGLMTLEELERAHVEKVLAAVAWNRSAAARILGIDRRTLFTKIQRYGLVGPLRAGPAADLEEDA, from the coding sequence GTGACCCGCGCCCTCGCGGTGCTGGTGGTGGAGGACGACGCGCGGCTGCGCGAGATCCTGGTGCGGCACCTCGAGCGGATGGGCTACGCGGTGCGCGACGCGCCGGGCGCCTCGCGGGCGCTGCAGCTCCTCGAGGAGGCGGCGGCCGACGTGGTGCTCTCCGACGTCCGCATGCCCGGCATCGACGGCCGCACGCTCCTGCAGCTCGTGCGCGAGCGCTTCCCGGCCACCAAGGTGGTCCTCATGACCGCCTTCGGCAGCGTGGACGACGCCGTCGAGGCGATGCGCGCGGGGGCCTACAGCTACGTCACCAAGCCGTTCCGGGTCGAGGAGGTCGCGGCGGTGCTGCGCAACGCCGCCCGCGAGGTGGCGCTCGGGCGCGAGGTGGAGGGGCTGCGCCGGGCCGCCCGCGGCCGCTTCAGCGCCGACCGGCTGGTGGGCCGCAGCGCCGCCATGCAGCGGGTGCGCGCCCAGCTCCTCGAGGCGGCGCGGGTCGGCTCGACCGTGCTCCTCACCGGGCGCAGCGGCACCGGCAAGGAGATGGCGGCGCGCGCCATCCACGGCGAGGGGCCGCGCGCGGGCGGGCCGTTCGTGCCGGTGAACTGCGCCGCCATCCCCGAGCAGCTCTTCGAGAGCGCCATGTTCGGCCACGTGAAGGGCGCCTTCACCGGCGCGCACGAGAGCCGGCAGGGGTTCCTCGAGCGCTCCTCCGGCGGCACCCTCTTCCTCGACGAGGTGGGCGAGATCCCGCTCTCGCTCCAGCCCAAGCTCCTGCGCGCCCTGCAAGAAGGCGAGGTGCTGCCGGTGGGCGCCACCCGCCCGGTCACGCTCGACCTGCGGGTCGTCGCCGCCACCAACCGCGCCCTCCCGGCGATGGTGAAGGAGGGCGCCTTCCGGGAGGACCTCTACTACCGGCTCGACGTGCTCCACGTCGAGCTCCCGTCGCTGTGCGACCGGCCCGACGACGTCCCGGTCCTGGCCGAGCACCTCCTGCTCGAGCTCGCCGACGAGCAGGGGGCCGCCTCCCTGGGGATCACCGCGCGGGCGCTCGAGGCGCTCTCGCGCCACCGCTGGCCCGGGAACGTCCGCGAGCTCCGGAACGTGCTCGAGCGGGCCCTGCTCTCCTCCTCGGGGCGGGCCATCGACGTCGGCGACCTGCCGCCGGGGCTCGGGGGCCAGGCGCGCCCGCTCGACCCGGGCGGCGCCCCGGCCGACGGCGGGCTCATGACCCTCGAGGAGCTGGAGCGGGCGCACGTCGAGAAGGTGCTGGCGGCGGTCGCCTGGAACCGCTCGGCGGCGGCGCGGATCCTCGGGATCGACCGGCGCACCCTCTTCACCAAGATCCAGCGCTACGGCCTCGTCGGCCCGCTGCGCGCCGGCCCGGCGGCGGACCTGGAAGAGGACGCCTGA
- the epmA gene encoding EF-P lysine aminoacylase EpmA: MDPQKVTRARARARLNAAVRAFFSEHGYDEVETPCLVPAPGMEPHIACFEAPFVPEGGGAPVPLWLHSSPEYAMKRLLAAGFERIFQLARVFRNGEVSATHNPEFTMLEFYRAHADHEDIMRDLERLVEAAAGAVAGGTAVRRGGVAVDLAAPFERLAVAEAFQRRAGLDLDACGEDGERLRAAAHDRGLPVGPEGEGFDDLFFRIFLERVEPGLGAPRPVYLVDWPARMASLAKLTADGRHARRFELYVAGLELANGFCELNDAAEQRRRLEEERALRARLGRPAYPIDERFVEAVGRMPDAGGVAVGLDRLLMLLAGAERIEEVLLFPACEFL, from the coding sequence ATGGATCCCCAGAAGGTGACCCGGGCGCGCGCCCGCGCCCGGCTCAACGCCGCGGTGCGGGCCTTCTTCTCCGAGCACGGCTACGACGAGGTCGAGACGCCGTGCCTCGTGCCGGCCCCCGGGATGGAGCCGCACATCGCCTGCTTCGAGGCGCCGTTCGTGCCCGAGGGCGGCGGCGCGCCGGTGCCGCTCTGGCTGCACAGCTCGCCCGAGTACGCCATGAAGCGGCTCCTCGCCGCCGGGTTCGAGCGCATCTTCCAGCTCGCGCGCGTCTTCCGGAACGGCGAGGTCTCGGCGACGCACAACCCCGAGTTCACGATGCTCGAGTTCTACCGGGCCCACGCCGACCACGAGGACATCATGCGGGACCTCGAGCGGCTGGTGGAGGCGGCGGCCGGGGCGGTGGCGGGCGGCACCGCCGTCCGGCGCGGCGGGGTCGCGGTGGACCTCGCGGCGCCCTTCGAGCGGCTCGCGGTGGCGGAGGCCTTCCAGCGGCGCGCCGGGCTCGACCTCGACGCCTGCGGGGAGGACGGCGAGCGGCTGCGGGCGGCGGCGCATGACCGGGGGCTGCCGGTCGGGCCGGAGGGGGAGGGGTTCGACGACCTCTTCTTCCGCATCTTCCTCGAGCGGGTGGAGCCGGGCCTGGGCGCCCCGCGCCCCGTCTACCTCGTGGACTGGCCGGCGCGGATGGCGTCGCTCGCCAAGCTGACGGCGGACGGCCGCCACGCGCGAAGGTTCGAGCTCTACGTGGCCGGCCTCGAGCTCGCGAACGGGTTCTGCGAGCTCAACGACGCGGCCGAGCAGCGGCGGCGGCTCGAGGAGGAGCGGGCGCTGCGGGCGCGGCTCGGGCGGCCGGCCTACCCGATCGACGAGCGGTTCGTGGAGGCGGTCGGGCGCATGCCCGACGCCGGCGGGGTGGCGGTGGGCCTCGACCGGCTGCTCATGCTGCTCGCCGGGGCGGAGCGCATCGAGGAGGTGCTGCTCTTCCCCGCCTGCGAGTTCCTCTAG
- a CDS encoding efflux RND transporter periplasmic adaptor subunit: MKTIVPATPAAVRASLARPVAALALLLAWVAPAIPLAAPAGAPAPRPVRLVSSERPGAGRWVAGSLAAERRATLSTRLAAQVRQVAVEEGQRVRKGQLLVRLDDADLRGQCRAAETALAAARAQESRMQRLEAERAATRSELELAASQRAQAEAAVTAARASLGYTEIRAPFDGTVQARRVQAGDLVGPGQPLVELEAGGLEVQVTLSEEEAAGLRIGTRLRFQADGKDGRALVTGLATGADPLSHRRSLRARVVEGAAGLASGAFARVELPAAGGPAAAARAGLWVPRSAVVERGDLTGVFVLDRGRAELRWLAVGEAAGDRIPVRAGLAPGEQVIDAPGPLKDGEPVEVAP; encoded by the coding sequence ATGAAGACCATCGTCCCCGCCACCCCCGCCGCGGTCCGCGCGTCGCTCGCGCGCCCCGTCGCCGCGCTCGCCCTCCTCCTGGCCTGGGTCGCCCCGGCCATCCCCCTGGCCGCCCCGGCCGGCGCCCCCGCGCCGCGCCCGGTGCGCCTGGTCTCGTCCGAGCGCCCCGGCGCCGGCCGCTGGGTCGCGGGCAGCCTCGCCGCCGAGCGGCGCGCCACCCTCTCCACCCGCCTCGCCGCCCAGGTGCGCCAGGTGGCGGTGGAGGAGGGGCAGCGGGTCAGGAAGGGCCAGCTCCTCGTCCGGCTCGACGACGCCGACCTGCGCGGCCAGTGCCGGGCCGCCGAGACCGCCCTCGCCGCGGCCCGGGCGCAGGAGTCGCGCATGCAGCGGCTCGAGGCCGAGCGCGCCGCCACCCGGAGCGAGCTCGAGCTGGCCGCCTCGCAGCGGGCGCAGGCCGAGGCGGCGGTCACCGCCGCCCGCGCCAGCCTCGGCTACACCGAGATCCGCGCCCCCTTCGACGGGACGGTGCAGGCCCGGCGGGTGCAGGCGGGCGACCTCGTCGGCCCGGGCCAGCCGCTCGTGGAGCTCGAGGCCGGGGGGCTCGAGGTGCAGGTCACGCTCTCCGAGGAGGAGGCCGCCGGGCTGCGCATCGGGACCCGCCTCCGCTTCCAGGCCGACGGCAAGGACGGCCGGGCCCTGGTGACCGGCCTCGCCACCGGCGCCGATCCGCTCTCCCACCGCCGCAGCCTGCGGGCCCGGGTGGTGGAGGGCGCCGCCGGCCTCGCGAGCGGCGCCTTCGCCCGGGTGGAGCTGCCGGCCGCGGGCGGCCCGGCCGCGGCCGCGCGGGCCGGGCTCTGGGTCCCGCGCTCGGCGGTGGTGGAGCGCGGGGACCTCACCGGCGTCTTCGTGCTCGACCGCGGCCGGGCCGAGCTGCGCTGGCTGGCGGTGGGAGAGGCCGCCGGCGATCGGATCCCCGTCCGCGCCGGCCTCGCCCCGGGCGAGCAGGTGATCGACGCGCCCGGCCCGCTCAAGGACGGCGAGCCGGTCGAGGTCGCGCCATGA